The sequence agcagcatcaATGCAAAATACTGGATGAGAAAAAGATAAAGTTGATCGCCAAGACATCAAAATCTAGCCAACTCTGTTATTTCTAATAAGAAAAATTGAAAAGTCACACAGAAGTagcttgtagctctgcttgCCAAGTAAAAAAAAGTCAGTATTTCATGTTCATACTGATGTCTTCAGGTAAGTGCTGTGTGTTTTTAAGCCTAACCTCGCTGGACAAGTAGCAAGCCCCTTGTTTATTCCTTCCTTTGTTTGGGAGATGCACACCAGGAAGTACTCTATCAGGTGACACAGGAAAAGAGCTGTGGCTTACTAGGAGAACAAAGCCAGCTTCTGACTAAAGTAAatttaagaaacaaacaacaagaagaaataacaataataataaaagagtCCCAGAATTTGGCTCAGCCATATTAGAAATGCATTTCATTTGGCGATCTCAAATACTGTTAAGACTGGTGAGAGTTCACACTCTAAGGCCACAGACCTGCCCTGAGAAGACACCTGATACGACTTAAGCCTACGGTACAGAAAGCTCTTGCAGATGGTCCCCACCACACCACGCCTGCTAGACAAGACACAAAAGGGCAACTGATGACTTACCTCCTGTTCCATCAATGCCCTGTGCTTCCTGGCTTCCTCATGCCTCCACAACTTTAGACAAACCACCGCGCTGATCAGATAGACGATCACCGTGACGAACAAGAAGATGATGGCTGCTGTCTGACCTCCTTCCACACGGCAAAATGCCGCGTTTATTGGCGTCTTAAACAACTGGTAGTAGCAAAGCCCGCCTCGGTTGGTATCGTTGACGTACACGATGGCAGCCGACATGTATAGCAGGAACATAGCCAGGTTGATTCCAAACTCGGTGAGGGGCCACCAGTTGGAGTCAAGGAGGATAGTCCGATAGTACATGGACATGCCCAGCGCCAGCAGGACGATGGTGACCACCCACGCCGTTCCCGCTGCCACCAGCACGAAGGGCGTTTTGGGCCCGCTGTAGGAGTACCCTCCGTAGGCACTTCCAGCCCCGTAGCTGTAGGGCTGCGCGTATCCGAACATGTTGTACCACTCATTGTCCTTGTGCACGTAGGCCGTGACGCAGGCAAAGACAGCGGCGCCCAGCAACAGCTCGGCCGCGCCAAGCAGCCGCAGCAGCCCGGCCCAGGACTTCATGTAGCCGTACCGGCGGTGGTAGTCCTCCGCTCGCTCGCTGTACGTCCGGCCGGTGGCAGCGCTGCGCTCCAGCGAGCCCAAGGGCTCCTCGGCCAGCATGGCCTCTGCCTCCTTCCGCGAGTTGTAGCTCCCGCCAGAGCCGCCGTACGGATCCCGGTATGAGCCGGGCACCGAGTGGGGCTGCGGCCGCAAAGGGCCAGGGGAGGCCGGCGGTGAGCATTCGATTCCCTCCGAGACGTACCTGATGTCGGAGGCCGTGCTGTCCCAGCTAGAGCCGTGGTTACGTCTCCCCTTGAAAAAGTTCTTCCACGAGTCCGGGATGAACCGCCGGACCGGCTTGAGCTCGGCCGGTCCGCTGGGGTCGGGACTGCGCGCCCCGGGATGCACGGCGGGCCCgaaggggggctgcaggggtagcgggggcggcggcagcggggagcccaggctggccGCACGGGACGGCAGGGACCTGCCGGACCTTCCGCCCTCCGCGCCGCCGCTCCTCGACATGGCCGGCGCTTGCCCGCAAGCGCTCTCTCGGCTGCCCCTCGCTCGCCCGACGGGAGCGACCTGCCGAGAGTCCGAAGGGCGGCCGCGccgggaggaggaaagggacgATCCCACCGGAACGGTGCGGGGGTGGGGCGCGGCCCAGGAGTGTCCCGTGGGGCTCccagccgggccgggccgggccgcgccgcCCCCTGCACCTGCACCCGCCCCGGGACCGCACCTGCGGCGCCAAGCGGCCTGCGCCCGGCGGGGCGGGTGCCTCGGGCCGCCCCGCCCCGGTGGCCTCACCTGCAACTGCCCAACGATCAGTGTCTGGGGAAGCGAGAGCTTGCGGCCGGCTAAGCCGCCGGCCTTGTCGGGCTGGCAGCGGGTTAACGGCTGCTTCCCCCTTGCTCTGGCCCGGCGGGGAGTGTAAtcgcagcctgggctgccagtgagcCCCCACTCCCCCCGCAGGTGAGACCCGTGTTTTAGTTATAAAACTTACTGGCCGGAAATACGATAAAACatgaatattatttattaaatataaaaaatttctttccctAGCCAATTTTATTCATGTTCGTTTGCCCAGTCGATGGCAGGTTTACACATGGTAGAAGGCTGATAAACAGTAGAGTAGCAGTCTAGAACCATCAGAACTTGGagcacagaggaacaaactggaatctcCCTATGCGCGCGAAACCAAAAGCAATGCTGCCTCGAGTGTTGCAGACAACCACCGTCGGGTTCACAACGGAGCTAACTAAGAGGTAACAAGCTATAGACCCCAGAAATAGACAGATAAAATAGCGTATTTTACTCACGAACCGCAGAGCTGCTAACTACCAAAACTTTTGCTGAAGAGATGTTTTGGGTTCATAGTTATAGTCCGAAGGGCAGTATCCAAAAGCTTGAGGAAATGAGAGAGCAGGCTGTTGTAGTGGAGGCCAACTCGAGCATGATGCCCCTAAAACAAAGAAACTAATTGCTCTGAAGATAAGAGCAAGCGGGGTGCTTGTCGCCGCCTTGAATCCCATCAACGAACGGGGGAGAGGGAGATAAAGAGTGATGAGCGTGCGAGGGATGAGTGTAACGAGCAAAGAGCATAGGAGGATTTTCCCCTAGCAATTCCCCTTTTGAAAACGCAAGGGCCCGATGCCACAACAGCCATTCAAATCCCGCCAATCAATTCACACCTGCAGTCGCCTCTCTGAACCGTGAGGCTCGGGGATCGGGCTCAGTTTGCACCCccactccaggcagccttaacggCGCCTGCGTGTTGGGCTCCTCGACCTCAATCTGGACCctgcaacagagagggaggagaaagccgGCAGTGGCACAAAACAGATTTAGCtgtcttgttaatgcctcttccaggacggACTCCGTCATGGATCGGTGTTGGGCCGGCCTGGCCACGGGGGGGTACGTGAACGGAGAGATTGGCCCGGACAAACGAAAAACAATTCGCTTGTGTCCTTACCAAACAAGGAGCTctacccacagcactgctgcggGTCACGGAGAAAAGCGGCGAGTGACTTCCCCAGGGTGCAAAGGACGTGGAGTGCACTGCTTTGGGAGGACCCTCTAGGGCTccacagagctggtgaaggacctAGACAGCAAGTCTTAATAAGGAgcggctgaaggaactgggattgtttagtctggaggagaggaggctgaggccagacctcatcgctctctacaacttccttaaAGAAGGTTGTACCaaggtgggtctcttctccccagtatcaggtgatagaacaagaggaaatggcctgaaactgtgccaggggactttagattggatattaggtaaaatttctttactgaaagagtggccaggctttggaataggttgcccagggagatggtggagtccctgtccctggagatgtggatgtggcacttcggGATATGTTTTAATGGCTAttgttggtggttggactcaatgagcttagaggtcttttccaaccaaaacatgtctgtgcttccatgattcatctagtccaaccccactgcagcaagcagggacacccccaattagatcaggttgttcagaatGCTATCAAATTTGactttgagcatctccaggtatgtggcctccaccacctacctgggcaacctggtccagtgttccaccactgtcATAgtaagaacttcttcttaacatccaagctgaatttACCCTTCTCACGTTTAAAAGCATTGTTCCTTATTCTAGTGCTGcaagcccttgcaaacagtTCCTCCCCACCTTTTGTGCGGCCtacttcaggtactgaaaggctgctataaggtctcccagaacccttctcttctccaggctgaacaactccaaccctctcagcctgtcttcatagcggCGGTGCTCTAGtctcctgatcatttttgttgcccacctctggacctgctccttcAGGTCCATtacctccttgtgttgaggtccccagtgctggacacagtactccatgtgaggcctcagaatcacctctctcgatATGCTGACCCCACTTTTGAtttaccttctgggctgcaagtgctcatgTCCATTTTTTTTGTCCAGCAGtacccctaagtccttttctgcagggctgctctcagtcagatcagcctccagcctgcactgtcctgactcaggtgcaggactttgcactcgGCTTTGTTGAAACTCATGAGATTCACCTGGagccacttctccagcttgtccaggttcctctggatgACGTTCTATCCCTCTGGCATATTGACTGCACCATTAgggttggtgtcatctgcatatttgctgagggtgcacttgatctCATTGCCTGTTGCTGAATATTACAGCACTGATCTCCATACAAACCCCTGAGGGATGTGAGAACTCAACCTACAGTTGTCTCAGGGTTTGGCCATACCTGGTCTGAATAGACAGGGCATGGGTTTTGATGAACCTTGATGGCTCTCAGTGAGAGCTgcttgaatcacagaacgttagggtttggaagggaccttgaaagatcatgtAATCtagcccccctgccaaagcaggatcacctacagcaggtcccacaggaacaggtccaggcaggttttttatgtctccagagaagggagacttcacaacctgtccaggcagcctgttcaagtattttgtcaccctcacagtgtaCAGGTTTTTcattatgttcacatggaacctcctatgctgcagcttgccccttgtcctatcattggacatcacttgAGAAGAGCCTTCCCGTTCAAGAGTCTCTCCATTAACAATCCACTTTGGAACCATTCCCCTCTCTCATTTAGCTTGCTCCCCCTTTTGAGTCCCACCTCAAGAACAGTTTACTGGTGCACCtttcagaagggaagggaaggcttgGAGGTACTGGGCAGTAGCTTTATGGTCCACTTTACACAAGTGGACCATACTATaacaaaggctgagggaagtgcCCAAGTGGTGTAGTGGGTAGCAGTCTGGAATGTAGTCACCAAAGAATCACTAACACAAGAGTCtatatcaggtgacagaacaagaaaaaatgcctgaaattgtgccaggggaggtttaggttggatcacaggaaaatttttttcctgatggagTGATCAgtcatgggaacaggctgcccagggaggtggtggagtcaccatccctgaaggtgttgggGTGTTGatggtttgactcaatgatattagaggtcttttccaactgaaacaatcctAGTATTCTATATACAGTTATACTGACTCTTACGCAGTTTTAAAAGGAGGTACAGAGTGGCTTATGGGAGCAAAATAGCTGGGAAGTGAACACAGTGCCAGTATGGCAGTGGGAAAAATGGCAGTAGATTTTGACCACAGCAAAAAAATTATCATATTTGTGGGGTGGGTACCTGCATATCAGGATGGGGAACACTTATCTCATGTATGGAACATTTaatgttggtgaggggcttggaacacaggccctatgaggagagactgagggagctgggattgcttagcctggagaggaggagactcaggggtgaccttattgctgtctacaactacctgaagggaggttgtagtcaggcagaggttagtctcttctcccaggcaaccagtaccagaacaagaggacacagtctcaggctgtgccaggggaggtttaggctggaggttaggaggatgttttacacagagggagtgattgcccattggaatgggctgcctgaggaggtggtggagtagccgttgctgggggtgttcaggacaaggcttgacaggatgcttggttgcatggtttagttgattaggtggtgttggatgataggttggacacgatgatcttgaaggtctcttccaacctggtctattctatgctatgctatgctatgctatgctatgctatgctatgctatgctatgctatgctatgctatgct is a genomic window of Dryobates pubescens isolate bDryPub1 chromosome Z, bDryPub1.pri, whole genome shotgun sequence containing:
- the MARVELD2 gene encoding MARVEL domain-containing protein 2, whose protein sequence is MSRSGGAEGGRSGRSLPSRAASLGSPLPPPPLPLQPPFGPAVHPGARSPDPSGPAELKPVRRFIPDSWKNFFKGRRNHGSSWDSTASDIRYVSEGIECSPPASPGPLRPQPHSVPGSYRDPYGGSGGSYNSRKEAEAMLAEEPLGSLERSAATGRTYSERAEDYHRRYGYMKSWAGLLRLLGAAELLLGAAVFACVTAYVHKDNEWYNMFGYAQPYSYGAGSAYGGYSYSGPKTPFVLVAAGTAWVVTIVLLALGMSMYYRTILLDSNWWPLTEFGINLAMFLLYMSAAIVYVNDTNRGGLCYYQLFKTPINAAFCRVEGGQTAAIIFLFVTVIVYLISAVVCLKLWRHEEARKHRALMEQEMKTQTSFPEKKYDVDDGPREEVTYRQLKSVERKPELLNGHIPAGHIPKPIVMPDYLAKYPAIQTNEMRDRYKAVFNDQFAEYKELSVEVHAVLKKFDELDALLRQLPHHPESLYEQERISKVLLEYKKKKNDPAFLEKKERCEYLKNKLSHIKQRIQDYDKVMNWNMES